From Mycobacterium lacus, one genomic window encodes:
- a CDS encoding carbohydrate kinase family protein: MTIAVTGSIATDHLMRFPGRFSEQLLPEHLHKVSLSFLVDDLVVHRGGVAGNMAFAIGVLGGEVALVGAAGDDFADYRDWLQKHGVNCENVLISKTAHTARFTCTTDVDMAQIASFYPGAMSEARNIKLADVVSAIGTPELVIIGANDPEAMFLHTEECRALGLAFAADPSQQLARLSGEEIRKLIHGASYLFTNDYEWDLLLSKTGWSEADVMAQIGLRVTTLGPKGVDLVEPDGTTIHVGVVPEISQTDPTGVGDAFRAGFLTGRSAGLSLERSAQLGSLVAVLVLESTGTQQWDWDHTVAVTRLAGAYGEDAAAEIGAVLA; encoded by the coding sequence GTGACAATCGCGGTAACGGGTTCTATTGCCACGGACCACCTGATGCGGTTTCCTGGCCGATTTTCCGAGCAGCTGCTGCCTGAACACCTGCACAAGGTGTCGCTCAGCTTCCTGGTCGACGACCTCGTGGTGCACCGCGGGGGGGTGGCAGGGAACATGGCCTTTGCCATCGGCGTGCTGGGCGGTGAGGTTGCGTTGGTGGGCGCGGCCGGGGATGACTTCGCCGACTATCGGGATTGGCTCCAAAAGCACGGCGTCAACTGTGAAAACGTGCTGATCTCCAAGACGGCGCACACGGCACGTTTCACCTGCACCACCGACGTCGACATGGCCCAGATCGCGTCGTTCTACCCGGGCGCCATGTCGGAGGCCCGCAACATCAAGCTCGCCGACGTGGTGTCGGCCATCGGCACCCCCGAGTTGGTGATCATCGGCGCCAACGACCCCGAGGCGATGTTCCTGCACACCGAGGAGTGCCGCGCGCTCGGGCTGGCCTTCGCCGCTGACCCGTCCCAGCAGTTGGCCCGGCTCTCCGGCGAGGAAATCCGCAAGCTTATCCACGGCGCTTCTTACTTGTTCACCAACGACTACGAATGGGACCTGCTGCTGTCCAAGACCGGCTGGTCGGAGGCCGACGTAATGGCCCAGATCGGCCTGCGGGTGACCACACTGGGTCCCAAGGGCGTGGATCTGGTGGAGCCTGACGGCACCACGATCCACGTCGGTGTGGTGCCCGAGATCAGCCAGACCGACCCCACCGGCGTCGGCGACGCGTTCCGGGCTGGATTCCTCACCGGGCGCAGCGCTGGCCTGAGCCTGGAGCGTTCGGCGCAGCTGGGCTCGCTCGTTGCGGTGCTGGTGCTGGAGTCGACCGGAACCCAGCAGTGGGACTGGGACCACACGGTCGCGGTGACCCGGCTAGCCGGCGCGTACGGCGAGGACGCCGCCGCCGAGATCGGCGCCGTGCTGGCTTAG
- a CDS encoding Rv0361 family membrane protein, with the protein MAGPHPSNHAVGTDGPLPYPDDAASPSATYPAAYPGQLPPPVSYPERRPKRLLIGTLVAIALVAAMTAAIVYGVRTNGANTGATFSEVSAKTAIQGYLDALEHHDIDTIARNALCGIYDGVRDRRSDQALAKLSSDAFRKQFSRAEVTSIDKIVYLSQYQTQVLFTMQVTPATGGPPKGQVQGIAQVLFQRGQILVCSYVLRTIGGRY; encoded by the coding sequence ATGGCCGGTCCGCACCCGTCGAACCACGCTGTCGGCACCGACGGTCCGCTGCCCTACCCGGACGACGCGGCGTCCCCGTCAGCCACCTACCCCGCCGCCTATCCCGGGCAGCTGCCGCCACCGGTGTCCTACCCCGAAAGGCGGCCCAAGCGCCTGCTGATCGGCACGCTGGTGGCCATCGCGCTGGTGGCCGCGATGACGGCGGCGATTGTGTACGGGGTCCGCACCAACGGGGCCAACACCGGGGCCACATTCTCAGAGGTATCAGCCAAGACCGCGATTCAGGGGTATCTGGACGCGCTCGAGCATCACGATATCGACACCATCGCTCGCAACGCGCTGTGCGGCATCTACGACGGCGTGCGCGACCGGAGGTCCGACCAGGCCCTGGCCAAGTTGAGCAGCGACGCGTTCCGCAAGCAGTTCTCACGGGCCGAGGTGACCTCGATCGACAAGATCGTGTACTTGTCGCAGTATCAGACCCAGGTGTTGTTCACCATGCAGGTGACACCCGCGACCGGCGGCCCGCCGAAGGGTCAGGTGCAAGGCATCGCGCAGGTGCTATTTCAGCGTGGCCAGATCTTGGTGTGCTCCTACGTGCTGCGCACCATCGGAGGACGATACTAA
- a CDS encoding iron-sulfur cluster assembly accessory protein, with protein sequence MTVQNESSANTQTHGVILTEAAAAKAKSLLDQEGRDDLALRIAVQPGGCAGLRYNLFFDDRTLDGDLTAEFGGVTLTVDRMSAPYVEGASIDFVDTIEKQGFTIDNPNATGSCACGDSFN encoded by the coding sequence ATGACGGTGCAGAACGAGTCGAGCGCCAATACCCAGACCCACGGCGTGATCCTGACCGAGGCCGCCGCCGCCAAGGCGAAGTCCCTGCTGGACCAGGAGGGACGCGACGACCTGGCGCTGCGGATCGCGGTCCAGCCGGGCGGATGCGCTGGGCTGCGCTACAACCTTTTCTTTGACGACCGGACGCTGGACGGTGACCTGACCGCGGAGTTCGGCGGCGTGACGTTGACCGTGGACCGGATGAGCGCGCCTTACGTCGAGGGCGCGTCGATCGACTTCGTGGACACCATCGAGAAGCAGGGGTTCACCATTGACAACCCCAACGCCACCGGCTCCTGCGCGTGCGGGGATTCGTTCAACTGA